In Rhineura floridana isolate rRhiFlo1 chromosome 1, rRhiFlo1.hap2, whole genome shotgun sequence, the following proteins share a genomic window:
- the LOC133375606 gene encoding myogenesis-regulating glycosidase-like → MEAQLFHRRGKGQRLQREKSSRTKSTLHSSLKSHTSWQTYLGIAASLATGLISAVLAWYCYVVAPAQTDLVKMMQVDLRQNGFTIENWNGEVVFRLAFQSGILDLESCSEEGEVLICTGTEKGVFNFILQTVKQKDAVMCYNVCWEEFVADTVVEHKMFWGDAHWYGGYEMSEQQWPIMLPGSQEPMAFVTSDVYSFRNSFGGILERYWLSSKAAAIKINDSVPFHLGFNASERSLVFQARYKDSPYEPLLGHQPFPELSYHICIGSDMTSVHKYMAKSHFKKPLKVPSERMFRFPIWSTWAMYKKEVDQDKILEFAQMIQNYSFKYSHIEIDDMYMQNYGDFDFDPLKFPHVMDMFDKLKKDGFNVTIWIHPFVHKNSPNFEVAIEKQLFVTEHRGAFPALVQWWNGVGAILDFTNPLARNWFQSHLRQFHTKYGISSFKFDAGETCYLPKQFRTFSPLSDPSIWSQHYAEMAIPFHELAEVRVGYRSQHICCFVRIIDRDSIWGHELGLKSLIPTVLTIGLLGYPFVLPDMIGGNFLPNKTDGAVDIPEKELYIRWLELSAFMPSMQFSIPPWLYDKEVIEIALKFTRLHESLVAPLLLELAGEITDTGDPIIRPIWWISPSDESAHKIDSQFLIGDTLMVAPVLEMGKQERDIYIPAGKWRSYKGELFEKTPTLVTDYPVDLDEVAYFMWAS, encoded by the coding sequence ATGGAAGCCCAACTGTTCCATCGTCGAGGAAAAGGACAGaggttgcagagagaaaaaagcTCCAGAACTAAATCAACCCTACATTCATCTCTGAAGTCTCACACATCCTGGCAAACTTATCTTGGAATAGCTGCATCATTAGCAACAGGACTCATCTCAGCTGTGTTGGCTTGGTATTGCTATGTGGTTGCACCTGCACAGACAGACCTGGTGAAGATGATGCAGGTGGACCTGCGGCAGAATGGCTTTACCATTGAAAACTGGAATGGAGAGGTGGTCTTCAGATTGGCCTTCCAATCAGGCATCCTTGACCTGGAGTcttgctctgaggaaggggaAGTTTTAATCTGTACTGGCACAGAAAAAGGGGTGTTTAATTTCATCCTCCAAACTGTCAAGCAGAAAGATGCTGTGATGTGTTACAATGTCTGCTGGGAAGAGTTTGTAGCAGACACGGTCGTTGAGCACAAAATGTTCTGGGGGGATGCCCACTGGTATGGAGGCTATGAGATGAGCGAACAGCAGTGGCCAATTATGCTCCCTGGAAGCCAAGAACCTATGGCATTTGTGACCAGCGATGTGTATTCTTTCAGGAACAGCTTTGGGGGCATCCTGGAGAGGTACTGGTTGTCCTCCAAAGCAGCAGCCATCAAGATTAATGACTCGGTGCCCTTTCACCTTGGGTTCAACGCCTCTGAAAGGTCCCTCGTCTTCCAAGCCAGGTATAAAGATTCCCCATATGAGCCTTTATTAGGGCATCAGCCCTTTCCAGAACTGAGTTACCATATCTGCATAGGCTCAGACATGACTTCTGTCCACAAATACATGGCAAAGAGCCATTTCAAAAAACCTTTGAAGGTTCCTTCAGAAAGGATGTTCCGGTTTCCAATCTGGTCAACATGGGCCATGTACAAAAAAGAGGTTGACCAGGATAAAATTCTGGAATTTGCACAGATGATTCAGAATTACAGTTTCAAATACAGCCACATTGAAATAGATGACATGTATATGCAGAATTATGGTGACTTTGACTTTGACCCCTTAAAGTTCCCTCATGTGATGGATATGTTTGACAAACTTAAGAAAGATGGATTTAATGTTACCATCTGGATACACCCCTTTGTACATAAAAATTCCCCAAACTTTGAGGTAGCGATAGAGAAGCAGCTTTTTGTCACAGAGCACAGAGGGGCATTCCCTGCTTTGGTTCAGTGGTGGAATGGCGTGGGCGCCATATTGGATTTCACCAACCCTTTAGCCAGAAACTGGTTTCAGAGCCATCTGAGGCAATTCCACACTAAGTATGGCATATCATCCTTCAAGTTTGATGCTGGTGAAACGTGTTATCTTCCCAAACAATTCCGCACCTTCAGTCCCTTGTCAGATCCTAGCATCTGGTCCCAGCACTATGCAGAAATGGCCATTCCTTTCCATGAACTTGCAGAGGTCCGAGTCGGGTACCGATCCCAGCATATCTGTTGTTTTGTTCGTATTATTGACCGAGACTCAATCTGGGGGCATGAGCTTGGGCTAAAGTCCTTGATCCCTACAGTGTTGACCATTGGCCTTTTGGGATACCCTTTTGTTCTGCCAGATATGATTGGTGGAAATTTTCTCCCCAACAAAACAGATGGTGCTGTAGACATCCCAGAGAAGGAGCTTTACATCCGATGGCTGGAGCTGTCAGCCTTCATGCCttccatgcagttctccatcccacCCTGGCTTTATGACAAAGAGGTCATAGAAATTGCCCTGAAGTTCACAAGGCTCCATGAGTCTTTGGTTGCCCCCCTCTTGTTGGAGCTGGCCGGGGAGATTACCGACACTGGGGACCCCATCATACGCCCCATCTGGTGGATTTCTCCCAGCGACGAGTCTGCGCACAAGATAGATTCCCAGTTTCTCATTGGGGACACCCTGATGGTGGCTCCTGTCTTGGAGATGGGCAAGCAAGAGCGAGATATTTACATCCCAGCGGGCAAATGGCGCAGTTACAAAGGAGAGTTGTTTGAAAAGACACCCACCTTGGTGACGGATTATCCTGTTGATTTGGATGAAGTAGCTTATTTCATGTGGGCTTCTTAA